One Nitrospina watsonii DNA segment encodes these proteins:
- a CDS encoding response regulator transcription factor: MTNPTNNPALSRVTAADILKVIPITRKTLWLWQKKYNFFPDPIKEAHPGGKGIVGYYPAWVKERCKRVYELQKSGYTIAMIKDILKKETEEKSSRKILVVDDEKKFTSLVQKFLEKDGYLVEVAGNGLDAGLKAADFLPSIMLLDINLPGLNGLEVCSNLKNNPKTAFMTIIVISASTEYSEQQVQEAGGDLFIRKPVDLTDLLEKCNAILDENTANP; encoded by the coding sequence ATGACCAACCCCACAAACAACCCGGCGCTTTCCCGAGTCACCGCAGCGGATATCCTGAAAGTCATTCCCATCACTCGAAAAACGCTGTGGCTCTGGCAGAAGAAGTACAACTTTTTCCCCGATCCCATTAAGGAAGCACACCCCGGCGGCAAAGGCATCGTTGGTTATTACCCAGCCTGGGTGAAGGAGCGCTGCAAACGGGTTTATGAGTTGCAGAAAAGTGGCTACACCATCGCCATGATCAAGGATATTCTCAAGAAAGAGACCGAGGAAAAATCCTCCAGGAAAATCCTGGTCGTGGATGACGAGAAAAAGTTCACCTCCCTGGTTCAAAAGTTTCTTGAAAAGGACGGCTACCTTGTGGAGGTCGCCGGCAACGGTCTGGACGCCGGTTTGAAAGCGGCCGACTTCCTGCCTTCCATCATGCTGCTCGACATCAACCTGCCAGGGCTGAACGGTCTCGAAGTGTGTTCCAATCTCAAGAATAACCCCAAAACCGCTTTCATGACCATCATTGTCATCTCCGCCAGCACGGAATATTCCGAACAACAGGTTCAGGAAGCGGGCGGGGACCTGTTTATCAGAAAACCGGTGGACCTGACCGATCTGCTTGAAAAGTGCAACGCCATCCTCGACGAAAACACCGCCAATCCCTGA
- a CDS encoding transketolase produces the protein MNETTQVAESKIEELEQIARKIRRKSLEIIHRAGSGHPGGSLSGADIAAALFFGVMRYDPKNPLDPKRDRFILSKGHATGLLYATLSQAGFITDAELVDYRKINSKRNLSGHPHPKTPGVEIATGSLGQGLSAGHGMALAARLDNLDYRVYVLMGDGELQEGQVWEAAMSAAKFKSTNLVAIVDYNKVAQDSITKDLKDLEPIEDKWRAFGWDVQRIDGHDMAQVHKALTLPLHAEKPRVIIADTVKGKGVSFMEGKTAWHGVAPSDEDFAKAMKELE, from the coding sequence ATGAATGAAACCACGCAGGTAGCTGAATCGAAGATCGAAGAACTGGAACAGATTGCCCGGAAAATACGGCGGAAAAGTCTGGAGATCATCCACCGCGCCGGATCCGGTCATCCCGGCGGCAGCCTGTCGGGGGCCGACATTGCGGCGGCTCTGTTCTTTGGGGTGATGCGCTACGACCCCAAAAACCCGCTCGATCCCAAGCGCGACCGCTTTATTTTGAGTAAGGGCCATGCGACGGGACTGCTTTACGCTACGCTGTCGCAGGCCGGGTTCATCACCGATGCGGAGCTGGTCGATTACCGCAAGATCAACAGCAAGCGCAATCTGTCCGGCCACCCGCATCCGAAAACCCCGGGCGTGGAAATCGCCACCGGCAGTCTGGGGCAGGGGCTGAGCGCCGGTCACGGCATGGCGCTGGCGGCCCGCCTCGACAATCTCGATTACCGCGTGTACGTGCTCATGGGCGACGGGGAATTGCAGGAAGGGCAGGTCTGGGAAGCGGCCATGTCCGCCGCCAAGTTCAAAAGCACCAACCTGGTCGCCATCGTCGATTACAACAAGGTGGCGCAGGACAGCATCACCAAGGACCTGAAAGACCTGGAACCGATCGAGGACAAATGGCGAGCCTTTGGCTGGGACGTGCAGCGCATCGACGGTCATGACATGGCGCAGGTGCACAAGGCGCTGACCCTGCCGCTGCACGCGGAAAAGCCGCGCGTCATCATCGCCGACACGGTGAAAGGCAAAGGGGTCAGCTTTATGGAGGGGAAAACCGCCTGGCACGGCGTGGCTCCCTCGGACGAAGATTTTGCAAAAGCCATGAAGGAGCTGGAATGA
- a CDS encoding transketolase family protein has translation MIDGATRDGYGAALEELGGNRKVVVLDAGVSDSTRSKKFGDKYPERFFNMGISEGDMVCTAAGLATTGKVAFATSFACFLLGRTMDQVLVSVAYSNNNVKLVGTHSGLAVGEDGPTAQMIVDIAYTRAMPNLAVIQPADYQEAFEATRFLIDHQGPVYMRLGRAKVKAVHDADYTFQLGKGHVIREGKDLVIFATGGMVQESLQAMEHLAKDGLRPTLVNLSSIKPIDKDLILEQAKKNGRVLTAEDHNVIGGLGDAVLEVLLDHDIHVPVRRIGVRDHFAETGSKDQLYEKYGLSHNHIAKTALALCDGQPA, from the coding sequence ATGATCGACGGAGCGACACGAGACGGCTATGGAGCCGCGTTGGAAGAATTGGGAGGCAACCGCAAGGTGGTCGTTCTGGATGCGGGCGTCAGTGACAGCACGCGCAGCAAAAAATTCGGCGACAAGTACCCGGAGCGGTTCTTCAATATGGGCATCAGCGAGGGCGACATGGTGTGCACGGCGGCAGGGCTCGCCACCACCGGCAAGGTGGCTTTCGCCACCAGTTTCGCCTGTTTTCTGCTGGGCCGCACGATGGATCAGGTGCTGGTCAGCGTCGCGTACTCCAACAACAACGTCAAACTGGTGGGCACGCATTCCGGACTGGCCGTCGGCGAAGACGGCCCCACGGCACAGATGATCGTGGATATCGCCTACACCCGTGCCATGCCCAACCTTGCGGTCATCCAGCCGGCGGATTATCAGGAAGCATTTGAGGCCACCCGGTTTCTGATCGATCACCAGGGCCCTGTGTACATGCGTCTTGGCCGGGCCAAGGTGAAAGCGGTGCACGACGCGGATTACACGTTTCAATTGGGAAAAGGCCACGTCATCCGCGAAGGCAAGGACCTGGTTATTTTCGCCACCGGCGGCATGGTTCAGGAAAGCCTCCAGGCCATGGAACATCTGGCCAAAGACGGCCTGAGGCCAACTCTGGTCAACCTCTCCAGCATCAAACCCATCGATAAAGACCTCATTCTGGAGCAGGCCAAAAAGAATGGCCGGGTGTTGACGGCTGAAGACCATAATGTCATCGGCGGCCTGGGCGATGCGGTGCTGGAAGTGCTGCTCGACCACGATATCCATGTCCCGGTGCGCCGCATCGGTGTGCGCGATCATTTCGCCGAGACCGGCTCGAAAGACCAGCTTTATGAAAAGTACGGCCTGTCCCACAACCACATCGCCAAAACCGCTCTGGCCTTGTGCGATGGCCAACCGGCCTGA
- a CDS encoding PhzF family phenazine biosynthesis protein, with amino-acid sequence MEFAFYQVDVFTDQPLAGNPLAVFTDAQGLSAAQMQAIAREMNLSETTFLVPASRPESDFDVRIFTPDKELPFAGHPTLGTAHILYETGKLDASRTEYQFGMKIGAIRVTRSGTVFFMQQPLPQFQPPRSDAAAIAEALGLAVGDLHPDVPAQVVSTGLPALMVPLRNRATAGRIDLNLSRLRDVLGGVEMIYPFSLDPVAPNARVHARGFAPFIGIPEDPATGSVAGAMGSYLVEHKLLDESEWRDFRLEQGLEMGRPSEIRVAIGVADGAIRSVQVGGTARTVIEGCLKL; translated from the coding sequence ATGGAGTTTGCGTTCTATCAGGTCGATGTGTTCACCGATCAACCGCTGGCCGGAAACCCCCTGGCGGTGTTTACCGATGCCCAGGGCCTGAGCGCGGCGCAGATGCAGGCCATCGCCCGCGAGATGAATCTGTCGGAGACCACGTTCCTCGTTCCCGCCAGCCGGCCGGAATCGGATTTCGACGTACGCATCTTCACACCCGATAAGGAACTCCCGTTCGCTGGGCACCCGACCTTGGGCACCGCTCACATTCTTTATGAAACCGGCAAGCTGGATGCGAGCCGGACCGAGTATCAGTTCGGCATGAAAATCGGTGCCATCCGCGTGACCCGTTCCGGGACGGTCTTTTTCATGCAGCAGCCGTTGCCTCAATTCCAGCCGCCCCGGTCCGATGCCGCCGCCATTGCGGAAGCTCTTGGGCTGGCCGTCGGCGACCTGCATCCCGACGTGCCCGCTCAGGTGGTTTCAACCGGTTTGCCCGCGCTCATGGTCCCGCTTAGAAACCGGGCCACCGCCGGTCGCATCGATTTGAACCTGTCCCGGTTGCGGGACGTGCTGGGTGGCGTCGAGATGATTTATCCATTCAGCCTGGACCCGGTGGCCCCCAATGCCCGGGTGCATGCACGGGGGTTCGCCCCCTTCATCGGCATCCCGGAAGATCCCGCCACGGGCAGCGTGGCAGGCGCTATGGGTAGCTATCTGGTCGAACACAAGCTATTGGATGAGTCGGAATGGAGGGATTTTCGACTGGAACAGGGCCTCGAAATGGGCCGCCCTTCTGAAATCCGGGTGGCCATCGGGGTGGCGGACGGGGCGATCCGCTCGGTGCAGGTGGGCGGCACGGCCCGAACCGTGATAGAAGGCTGTTTGAAGCTATAA
- a CDS encoding DJ-1 family glyoxalase III, which yields MKKVMIAVAPGFEEIETITVVDILRRAGARVDLAGTQLEPIEGSRGVRILADVLLSEVDHKNYDLLVLPGGQPGTTNLQNNASVIGIVQNMNRDGKTVAAICAAPMILQTAGVLKNHHTTSHPSVQEKLNEVHYSEDRVVVDGNLVTSRSPGTALEFALKLVGILFGQDRVETVNKGVMARI from the coding sequence ATGAAAAAAGTCATGATCGCCGTGGCACCGGGTTTTGAGGAAATCGAGACCATCACGGTGGTGGATATTTTGAGACGGGCCGGGGCGCGGGTCGATCTCGCCGGCACCCAGTTGGAACCCATCGAAGGCTCGCGCGGGGTGCGCATTCTGGCGGACGTGCTGCTGTCGGAGGTCGATCACAAGAATTACGATCTGCTGGTGTTGCCGGGAGGTCAGCCCGGGACCACCAACCTGCAGAACAATGCCAGCGTCATCGGCATCGTGCAGAATATGAACCGCGACGGCAAGACCGTAGCCGCCATTTGCGCCGCTCCGATGATCCTGCAAACCGCCGGAGTGCTGAAAAATCACCACACCACCTCGCACCCCTCGGTGCAGGAAAAGCTGAACGAGGTGCATTACTCGGAGGACAGGGTGGTGGTGGACGGCAACCTCGTGACCAGCCGTTCGCCCGGAACGGCACTGGAATTTGCCCTGAAACTGGTCGGGATTCTGTTCGGGCAGGATCGGGTCGAAACCGTCAATAAAGGAGTTATGGCACGCATATAA
- the ubiE gene encoding bifunctional demethylmenaquinone methyltransferase/2-methoxy-6-polyprenyl-1,4-benzoquinol methylase UbiE: protein MHKEEEVERFSRQIQSMFNAIAPRYDLLNRVLSCGVDQYWRKRAIRRLAWKPGGRYLDLACGTGDVALEYFERRDGCPGQVCALDFSEAMLRQAGVKFQNRRPPTLLPRFCAAAEALPFREKSFDGISVAFGARNFADREQALREMVRVLKPGGCAVILEFSLPREPLLREAYRAYFDRVLPRIGGWVSGHADAYTYLPESVGEFPERVEFAEMMRRAGFDRVRHRDMTFGIVTLYVGTQDA from the coding sequence ATGCATAAGGAGGAGGAGGTGGAACGGTTTTCCCGCCAGATCCAGTCGATGTTCAATGCCATTGCTCCGCGTTACGACCTTCTGAATCGCGTGCTGAGTTGCGGCGTCGATCAATACTGGCGCAAGCGAGCGATCCGCCGCCTGGCGTGGAAACCCGGCGGTCGTTATCTCGATCTCGCCTGCGGCACCGGCGATGTGGCGCTGGAATATTTTGAACGCCGGGACGGCTGCCCCGGTCAGGTGTGTGCCCTCGATTTCAGTGAAGCCATGTTGCGCCAGGCCGGGGTGAAGTTTCAAAACCGGCGGCCCCCCACCCTCCTGCCTCGGTTTTGTGCGGCGGCGGAAGCGCTGCCGTTCCGGGAAAAGAGTTTCGATGGCATCAGCGTCGCTTTTGGTGCACGCAATTTTGCTGATAGGGAACAGGCTTTGCGGGAAATGGTGCGGGTTCTCAAGCCGGGCGGCTGTGCCGTGATTCTGGAATTTTCGCTGCCCCGGGAACCGCTGCTGCGCGAAGCCTACCGCGCTTATTTCGACCGCGTGCTGCCCCGCATCGGCGGCTGGGTGTCCGGGCATGCAGACGCCTACACGTACCTGCCGGAATCCGTCGGCGAGTTTCCGGAACGCGTGGAGTTTGCGGAGATGATGCGGCGGGCGGGATTCGACCGGGTGCGTCATCGCGATATGACCTTTGGGATTGTGACTCTTTATGTGGGAACACAGGATGCCTGA